From the Longimicrobium sp. genome, the window TCGTGTCCTGCCTGAACTCGGGTTCCGTTCCTTCTGGTTCTCAGCCGTGCCCACCCGGAGGACGCCTGGGCGAAGGTGGGGGTCACGTCGGCATTCTCGAAGCCATCCAGCCCGGTCCTGCGTGTAAGTACCGGTAAACTGCCCCGGAAGTTGCGCGGTGTGGATTAGGAGAACATGAAATCCGTTCCGCACGGTCCTTCGTACGCAGCCGTCGGCGGCCAGGTTTCAAACCGCCCCGCGTACGATGGATAAGACGCGCCATCCCCCAAAAAGGTTGCAACGCCCATGAAGAGCCGGCACAAGGACGAGCTGCAGCGCATTCCCGGGGTGGGCCCCTCCATCGCCGGCGACCTGCGCAGCCTGGGCGTGCGGCGCATTGCCGACCTGCGCGGGGCGGATCCCTTGGATCTGTTCGATCGCCTCTGCCGATTGACGGAGTCGAGCCAGGACCCCTGCGTGCTCTACACCTTTCGCTGCGCCGTCTACTTCGCCTCGCA encodes:
- a CDS encoding helix-hairpin-helix domain-containing protein; the encoded protein is MKSRHKDELQRIPGVGPSIAGDLRSLGVRRIADLRGADPLDLFDRLCRLTESSQDPCVLYTFRCAVYFASHERHDPELLRWWAWKDGGAAYQPGRAGAAE